One Hymenobacter aerilatus genomic region harbors:
- a CDS encoding site-specific integrase: MSKQQQEPKGEKGLTVVAADRPALALAADLASRVAPNVERYLLRGLEGSDNTRLAYSADLRSYEAYCELHQFAPWPAALETLASYVAHLADVGRKLATINRHLAAIEKNHQLLGLPSAINAPALDVLRKGVAREIGKKQKQAPAFSVPHLKRTIDRLNLSRPDGLRARALLLLGFAGAFRRSELVDINLEHLEMVHDATDEVLVITLPKSKANQAGEVEQKIIFYGENPAYCPIGAYNAWIAQLGGRTEGPLFVSLKRSRPGEPGKPTDKRLADRRVNLLVKEHLGAKYSAHSLRVSFITTSKLAGQSNDFIKNQTKQKTDAMISRYTRLDDIIKYNAGRSLGL; this comes from the coding sequence ATGAGTAAGCAGCAGCAAGAACCAAAGGGAGAAAAAGGCCTGACCGTAGTAGCTGCTGACCGGCCGGCGCTGGCCCTGGCCGCCGACCTGGCGAGCCGCGTGGCCCCCAATGTCGAACGGTATCTGCTACGTGGCCTCGAAGGCTCGGACAATACGCGCCTAGCGTACTCGGCCGATTTGCGCTCCTACGAGGCTTATTGTGAATTGCACCAGTTCGCGCCCTGGCCCGCCGCCCTGGAAACACTGGCCAGCTACGTGGCGCACCTGGCCGACGTGGGCCGCAAGCTGGCCACTATCAACCGGCACCTGGCGGCCATCGAGAAGAACCACCAGTTGCTCGGGCTGCCCTCGGCTATCAATGCGCCGGCGCTCGACGTGCTGCGCAAGGGCGTGGCGCGGGAAATTGGCAAAAAGCAGAAGCAGGCTCCGGCTTTCTCCGTGCCGCACCTCAAACGCACTATCGACCGGCTGAACCTATCGCGGCCGGACGGGCTGCGGGCGCGGGCGCTGCTGCTGCTCGGATTCGCGGGCGCCTTCCGCCGCTCGGAGCTGGTAGACATTAATCTGGAGCACCTGGAAATGGTGCATGACGCGACCGACGAGGTCTTGGTAATTACCCTGCCCAAAAGCAAAGCCAACCAGGCAGGTGAAGTCGAGCAGAAAATCATTTTCTACGGTGAGAATCCAGCGTATTGCCCAATCGGGGCCTATAATGCTTGGATAGCTCAACTCGGGGGCCGCACTGAGGGCCCGCTGTTTGTGTCACTCAAACGAAGCCGGCCGGGCGAGCCAGGCAAGCCCACAGACAAGCGCTTGGCTGACCGGCGCGTCAACCTGCTGGTGAAAGAGCACTTGGGCGCGAAGTATTCGGCTCACTCGCTACGGGTATCGTTTATTACGACTTCCAAGCTAGCTGGCCAGAGCAACGACTTTATTAAGAACCAGACCAAGCAGAAAACGGACGCTATGATTAGCCGCTACACCCGGCTCGATGACATTATCAAGTATAATGCGGGCCGCTCTCTGGGGCTATAG